A genomic window from Jiangella alba includes:
- a CDS encoding ABC transporter substrate-binding protein yields MAGRPRAGRRGIQAGIALCVGATLVACAGSADPEESADGGGDAQTVSFRSWSPIEQTTRQMIDTFTEANPDVTIDSTIFNYPEYIVDLQTRASSGTMPDIVGLQPGALTQQYREKLMPLEQCAADTWGDDWESRFHPVGLEQARMGNPDGDEHYYALPLLVQTVNLWANSELLDAAGVEPPATWDDLKAAVATLGDAGEAAPFLLPAKDAWLRNVVFLQIANNLEPGRVYQAENGEVAWTDARIVEAFDYWGKLFTEGIAQDGALALDSYPNGVNQFEAGNAAMIPLGAWWIQQSDPSKTEIAPLSEGMSGYEPFLFPTLPGGAPESQLVGGIDVALGISADAANPDLACEVLTDWIAGDGGQVLINTFNDLPAVTGLDPEEFTSDKQEQIWNQLTQDWMPNVQWSRYFESPEIDTAVADALAGVAAGQLTPQQAAESVQAVQDQQG; encoded by the coding sequence ATGGCAGGCCGTCCGAGAGCAGGCCGCCGCGGCATCCAGGCCGGCATCGCGCTCTGCGTGGGCGCCACCCTGGTGGCCTGCGCCGGCAGCGCCGACCCCGAGGAGTCCGCCGACGGCGGCGGCGACGCGCAGACGGTGTCGTTCCGCTCCTGGAGCCCGATCGAGCAGACGACGCGGCAGATGATCGACACCTTCACCGAGGCGAACCCGGACGTCACCATCGACTCGACGATCTTCAACTACCCGGAGTACATCGTCGACCTGCAGACGCGGGCGTCGTCGGGGACGATGCCGGACATCGTCGGGTTGCAGCCGGGCGCGCTGACGCAGCAGTACCGCGAGAAGCTGATGCCGCTGGAGCAGTGCGCGGCCGACACCTGGGGCGACGACTGGGAGAGCAGGTTCCACCCGGTCGGCCTCGAGCAGGCCCGCATGGGCAACCCCGACGGCGACGAGCACTACTACGCGCTGCCGCTGCTGGTGCAGACGGTGAACCTGTGGGCGAACTCGGAGCTGCTCGACGCTGCCGGGGTCGAGCCGCCGGCGACGTGGGACGACCTGAAGGCGGCCGTCGCGACCCTCGGTGACGCCGGCGAGGCGGCGCCGTTCCTGCTGCCGGCGAAGGACGCCTGGCTGCGCAACGTCGTGTTCCTGCAGATCGCCAACAACCTCGAGCCGGGCCGCGTCTACCAGGCCGAGAACGGCGAGGTCGCGTGGACGGACGCGCGCATCGTCGAGGCGTTCGACTACTGGGGCAAGCTGTTCACCGAGGGCATCGCGCAGGACGGCGCGCTCGCGCTCGACTCGTACCCCAACGGCGTCAACCAGTTCGAGGCCGGCAACGCGGCGATGATCCCGCTCGGCGCCTGGTGGATCCAGCAGTCCGACCCGTCGAAGACGGAGATCGCGCCGCTGTCCGAGGGCATGTCCGGCTACGAGCCGTTCCTGTTCCCGACGCTGCCCGGCGGCGCACCGGAGTCGCAGCTGGTCGGCGGCATCGACGTCGCGCTGGGCATCTCCGCCGACGCGGCCAACCCGGACCTCGCCTGCGAGGTGCTCACCGACTGGATCGCCGGCGACGGCGGCCAGGTGCTGATCAACACGTTCAACGACCTGCCCGCGGTGACCGGACTGGACCCGGAGGAGTTCACCAGCGACAAGCAGGAGCAGATCTGGAACCAGCTCACCCAGGACTGGATGCCGAACGTGCAGTGGTCGCGGTACTTCGAGAGCCCGGAGATCGACACCGCCGTCGCCGACGCGCTCGCCGGCGTCGCCGCCGGTCAGCTGACCCCGCAGCAGGCCGCCGAGTCGGTGCAGGCCGTGCAGGACCAGCAGGGCTGA
- a CDS encoding TetR/AcrR family transcriptional regulator: protein MPTDPARAAADGRRTRGAQTRRRLLDAAMRVVSRDGPQGVTHRAVAAEAGVSKSLATYHFATIEELLVAALVECTEEFAHELAESLPATSTPAGLAHYFAASFNADREAWLGSYELLLHAARRPALREAALAWPAWTARLARRYTDDPAAVDAFVATLDGAGLLALLTDAPLDADRLARLFERILLPGRTSRMVRAGSR from the coding sequence GTGCCCACTGACCCCGCGCGTGCGGCGGCGGACGGCCGGCGCACGCGCGGAGCCCAGACCCGGCGGCGACTCCTCGACGCCGCCATGCGCGTCGTCAGCCGCGACGGCCCGCAGGGCGTGACCCATCGCGCCGTCGCGGCCGAGGCGGGCGTATCGAAGTCGCTGGCCACCTACCATTTCGCCACCATCGAGGAGCTGCTGGTGGCCGCGTTGGTCGAGTGCACCGAGGAGTTCGCCCACGAGCTGGCCGAGTCGCTGCCCGCCACCTCCACCCCGGCCGGGCTGGCCCACTACTTCGCCGCGTCGTTCAACGCCGACCGCGAGGCGTGGCTCGGCTCGTACGAACTGCTCCTCCACGCCGCCCGCCGGCCGGCCTTGCGCGAGGCGGCGCTGGCCTGGCCCGCGTGGACGGCGCGGCTGGCCCGCCGCTACACCGACGACCCGGCCGCCGTCGACGCCTTCGTCGCCACCCTCGACGGCGCCGGCCTGCTGGCGCTGCTCACGGACGCCCCGCTCGACGCCGACCGGCTGGCGCGGCTGTTCGAGCGGATTCTGCTGCCGGGCAGAACGTCTCGCATGGTGAGAGCCGGGTCACGTTAA
- a CDS encoding DMT family transporter: MTWVFLAIAIVAEVTATLALRASEGFTKLVPSIVLVVGYLTAFAMLSFALDRGMRVGIAYGVWAAAGVALLALIGAAFLGESLTTVQVGGIALIIGGVLALELGGAH; this comes from the coding sequence ATGACCTGGGTGTTCCTGGCGATCGCCATCGTGGCGGAGGTGACGGCGACGCTCGCGCTGCGGGCGTCGGAAGGGTTCACCAAGCTGGTGCCGAGCATCGTGCTGGTGGTCGGCTATCTCACGGCGTTCGCCATGCTGTCGTTCGCGCTCGACCGCGGCATGCGCGTCGGCATCGCGTACGGCGTGTGGGCGGCGGCCGGAGTGGCGCTGCTGGCGCTGATCGGGGCGGCATTCCTCGGCGAGTCGTTGACGACGGTGCAGGTGGGCGGCATCGCGCTGATCATCGGCGGGGTCCTGGCGCTGGAGCTGGGCGGTGCCCACTGA
- a CDS encoding YciI family protein yields MTTKGVTMRFMSLIRSEEPNPAGPPPPELFEAVGELAQDLSVSGALVDMGGLLPSSAGAIVSLVDGRISAVDGPFTEAKELIGGYAVLEVRSREEAVELSRRLLRAHQRHWPGWQGSCELRQIEDADHPHPDLPRA; encoded by the coding sequence ATGACGACGAAGGGAGTCACGATGCGCTTCATGTCGCTCATCCGGTCCGAGGAGCCCAACCCGGCGGGCCCGCCGCCGCCGGAGCTGTTCGAAGCGGTCGGCGAGCTCGCGCAGGACCTGAGCGTGTCCGGCGCGCTGGTCGACATGGGCGGGCTGCTGCCCAGCTCGGCCGGCGCCATCGTGTCGTTGGTCGACGGCCGCATCAGCGCGGTCGACGGGCCGTTCACCGAGGCCAAGGAGCTGATCGGCGGGTACGCGGTGCTCGAGGTGCGGTCCCGCGAGGAGGCGGTCGAGCTGAGTCGGCGGCTGCTGCGGGCGCACCAGCGGCACTGGCCCGGCTGGCAGGGATCATGCGAGCTGCGCCAGATCGAGGACGCCGACCACCCGCATCCGGACCTCCCGCGGGCGTAG
- a CDS encoding RNA polymerase sigma factor: MSDETTRAAVEAVWRLESTRLVAGLVRIVRDVGLAEDLAQDALVAALDSWPRSGIPDRPAAWLMTIAKRRAVDLYRRHERRDVLYAAIARDRGADVVEPDFAAAVDHVEDDVLRLMFVCCHPSLTPEAQTTLTLKLVGGLSSREIARAYLTSEATITQRVGRAKRTLTEAGAALDEPAGADRAARLTTVLGVVYLLFNEGYSATEGGDWTRPDLCAEAVRLGRIMATLVPDDPEVHGLSALMELQSSRLRARVGPDGEPVLLRDQDRGRWDHVRIGRGLAALDRSAALAQQPGPYALQAEIAACHARAARAEDTDWAAIAALYERLGRVSGTAVVELNRAVALSMAYGPQAGLELLDQIAGAPALRGYHLLPSVRGDLLERLGRPEEARAEFERAAELTRNDRERRLLLDRARRLAP; the protein is encoded by the coding sequence GTGAGCGACGAGACCACCCGGGCCGCCGTCGAGGCCGTCTGGCGGCTGGAGTCGACGCGGCTGGTGGCGGGGCTGGTGCGGATCGTCCGCGACGTCGGGCTGGCGGAGGATCTCGCGCAGGACGCGCTGGTCGCGGCGCTGGACTCGTGGCCGCGGTCGGGCATCCCGGACCGGCCGGCGGCCTGGCTGATGACGATCGCCAAGCGCCGCGCCGTCGACCTCTACCGGCGGCACGAGCGCCGCGACGTCCTCTATGCGGCGATCGCCCGCGACCGCGGCGCGGACGTCGTCGAGCCCGACTTCGCGGCCGCCGTCGACCACGTCGAGGACGACGTGCTGCGGCTGATGTTCGTCTGCTGCCACCCGTCGCTGACCCCCGAGGCGCAGACGACGCTGACGCTCAAGCTGGTCGGCGGGCTGAGCAGCCGCGAGATCGCCCGCGCCTACCTGACGTCGGAGGCGACCATCACGCAGCGGGTCGGCCGGGCCAAGCGGACGCTCACCGAGGCCGGCGCCGCCCTGGACGAGCCGGCCGGCGCCGACCGCGCGGCGCGGCTCACCACCGTCCTCGGCGTGGTGTACCTGCTGTTCAACGAGGGGTACTCGGCCACGGAGGGCGGCGACTGGACCCGGCCCGACCTGTGCGCCGAGGCGGTCCGGCTGGGCCGCATCATGGCGACGCTGGTGCCGGACGATCCCGAGGTGCACGGCCTGTCCGCGCTGATGGAGCTGCAGTCGTCGCGGCTGCGCGCCCGGGTCGGGCCCGACGGCGAGCCGGTGCTGCTGCGCGACCAGGACCGCGGCCGCTGGGACCACGTCCGCATCGGCCGCGGCCTCGCCGCCCTGGACCGGTCGGCGGCGCTGGCCCAGCAGCCCGGGCCGTACGCGCTGCAGGCCGAGATCGCCGCCTGCCACGCCCGCGCCGCCCGCGCCGAGGACACCGACTGGGCCGCCATCGCCGCGCTGTACGAGCGGCTCGGCCGGGTCAGCGGCACCGCCGTCGTCGAGCTGAACCGCGCCGTCGCCCTGAGCATGGCGTACGGGCCGCAGGCGGGACTGGAGCTGCTCGACCAGATCGCCGGCGCCCCGGCGCTGCGCGGCTACCACCTGCTGCCGAGCGTCCGCGGCGACCTGCTGGAACGCCTCGGCCGGCCCGAGGAGGCGCGCGCGGAGTTCGAGCGGGCGGCCGAGCTGACCCGCAACGACCGCGAGCGCCGGCTGCTGCTCGACCGCGCCCGCCGGCTCGCGCCCTGA
- a CDS encoding carbohydrate kinase family protein, giving the protein MTAGLAVVVGEALTDVIVERDGTEARHPGGSPANVAYGLGRLGRRTALVTELGDDADGAAIRAHLASAGVEVRTQGAAARTSSAVARLGADGSAEYRFELTWDLGPVAVAEPPLVLHTGSLATTVQPGAAAVERLARDVRAGSTVSYDPNIRPDLMGGAGDLRDRVERLVAGSDVVKASDQDTAYLAPGRAAIDVARDWLRLGPALVVVTLGGDGAVAVTAGGEVHVPAASVTVADTVGAGDSFTAGLLDGLWDEGLLGGAARPLLRAVPAAVVERVVRRATLAAAVTVSRAGANPPTRAELDAVSPA; this is encoded by the coding sequence GTGACGGCGGGCCTGGCGGTCGTCGTCGGCGAGGCGCTGACCGACGTCATCGTCGAGCGCGACGGCACCGAGGCCCGGCACCCCGGCGGCAGCCCGGCGAACGTGGCGTACGGGCTCGGGCGGCTGGGCCGGCGGACGGCGCTGGTCACCGAGCTGGGCGACGACGCCGACGGCGCCGCCATCCGCGCGCACCTCGCCTCGGCCGGCGTCGAGGTCCGCACCCAGGGCGCCGCCGCGCGGACGTCGTCGGCCGTCGCCCGCCTGGGCGCCGACGGGTCGGCGGAGTACCGGTTCGAGCTGACCTGGGACCTCGGGCCGGTCGCCGTCGCGGAGCCGCCGCTGGTGCTGCACACCGGCTCGCTGGCGACGACGGTCCAGCCCGGCGCGGCGGCGGTCGAGCGGCTGGCCCGCGACGTGCGGGCGGGCAGCACCGTCAGCTACGACCCGAACATCCGGCCGGACCTCATGGGCGGCGCCGGCGACCTGCGCGACCGGGTCGAGCGCCTGGTGGCCGGCAGCGACGTCGTCAAGGCCAGCGACCAGGACACCGCGTACCTCGCGCCCGGCCGCGCCGCGATCGACGTCGCCCGCGACTGGCTGCGGCTCGGCCCGGCGCTCGTCGTCGTCACGCTGGGCGGCGACGGCGCGGTCGCCGTCACCGCCGGGGGAGAGGTGCACGTGCCCGCGGCCTCGGTCACCGTCGCGGACACCGTCGGCGCCGGCGACTCGTTCACCGCCGGCCTGCTCGACGGCCTCTGGGACGAGGGCCTGCTCGGCGGCGCCGCCCGGCCGCTGCTGCGCGCCGTTCCCGCCGCCGTCGTCGAACGCGTGGTGCGCCGGGCCACGCTCGCCGCCGCCGTCACCGTCTCCCGGGCCGGCGCCAACCCGCCCACGCGCGCGGAGCTGGACGCCGTCAGCCCGGCCTGA
- a CDS encoding LacI family DNA-binding transcriptional regulator, translating into MTEHADPATTPYRPRATLRDVAAMAGVSMKTVSRVVNGESGVTPQKVDAVRLAVSRLDYRPNVSASALRRSSGRTAAIGTVLEDLANPFSSVLLRAVEDVANERRVLILAGSVDEDQQRERALVRAFTERRVDGLIIAPVGEDQGYLRAEMEAGTPLVFVDRQPQGLLADCVLSDNEAGARDAVHHLADAGHRRIAYLGDLELIPTAQQRFAGYQRALLERGLASAPAHVVHDLHTVDDAARATTALLRRPGDDAPTALFASQNLVTIGAITALQELGLEHRVALIGFDDFPLADLLQPRVSVIAQDPAAMGRAAAELLFQRLDGDRGRSRRLLLPTTTVPRGSGEIAPEAR; encoded by the coding sequence ATGACCGAACACGCCGATCCGGCGACCACGCCGTACCGGCCGCGTGCCACGCTGCGCGACGTCGCCGCCATGGCCGGTGTCAGCATGAAGACGGTCTCGCGGGTGGTCAACGGCGAGTCCGGGGTCACGCCGCAGAAGGTCGACGCCGTCCGGCTGGCCGTCAGCCGGCTCGACTACCGGCCGAACGTGTCGGCCAGCGCGCTGCGCCGGTCCAGCGGGCGCACCGCGGCCATCGGCACCGTGCTCGAAGACCTCGCGAACCCGTTCTCCAGCGTGCTGCTGCGCGCCGTCGAGGACGTCGCCAACGAGCGCCGGGTGCTCATCCTCGCCGGCAGCGTCGACGAGGACCAGCAGCGCGAGCGGGCCCTCGTCCGCGCGTTCACCGAGCGCCGTGTCGACGGCCTCATCATCGCGCCGGTCGGCGAGGACCAGGGCTACCTGCGCGCGGAGATGGAGGCCGGCACCCCGCTGGTGTTCGTCGACCGCCAGCCGCAGGGCCTGCTCGCCGACTGCGTCCTCTCCGACAACGAGGCCGGCGCCCGCGACGCCGTGCACCACCTGGCCGACGCCGGTCACCGCCGCATCGCCTACCTCGGCGACCTCGAGCTCATCCCGACCGCCCAGCAGCGCTTCGCCGGCTACCAGCGGGCGCTGCTCGAGCGCGGGCTGGCGTCCGCCCCCGCGCACGTCGTCCACGACCTCCACACCGTCGACGACGCCGCGCGCGCGACAACCGCGCTGCTGCGCCGTCCGGGCGACGACGCCCCGACCGCGCTGTTCGCCAGCCAGAACCTCGTCACCATCGGCGCCATCACGGCCCTGCAGGAGCTCGGGCTGGAACACCGCGTCGCCCTCATCGGCTTCGACGACTTCCCGCTGGCCGACCTCCTCCAGCCGCGGGTCAGCGTCATCGCGCAGGATCCCGCAGCCATGGGCCGGGCCGCCGCCGAACTGCTGTTCCAGCGGCTCGACGGCGACCGCGGCCGGTCGCGGCGGCTGCTGTTGCCGACGACGACGGTGCCGCGCGGGTCGGGCGAGATCGCGCCGGAGGCCCGGTGA
- a CDS encoding glycoside hydrolase family 32 protein, producing the protein MATLAAAAGIAGVMVQSGSAGTVQDYPEFPYPVTNYQEDNRGQFHFSSRGGWINDVNAPLYYDGEYHLYYQHNPHGLQWDTMHWGHATSTDLVHWKQQPIALEPGVHPGNLFSGGGVVDTENVSGLKDGEDDPIVVYSGTDGVTVFYSTDGGSTFQTYDGGTPVAKPAGTSRDPKVFRDEATGTWGMVVWSDEGGNGVNFYTSDDLLTWTFASRYQAGWLFECPDFVAMPLDGDPGNVQWVLSDASGEYVTGAWDGTTFSTDQTTPLRFNQGNSQFGGSYYAGLTFMNLPDDRVVSMAWQPGNAGTIWTGNMTFPVQMRLETVDGRPTVLSTPVGEIEGLRTDTQTWKPRMLDGPRAAELLDGVDMDTVEIEAEFEVIGRTESRFGFRLGTGEDGWFDHEVVYDSATQTLDGVPLPLEDGKVRLRLLVDRGQLEIFGNDGRLYRSLNVNFDSMPGDDAMELFVDGRVRLTNLAVHQLGSIWGGESTLTSNLGGKWYTDSGVWSDVSGGKQGTSGGDAFYLNTTTGTDFTYEADVTLNSGTAAALTFRSNRDASRHYTANVDSRANVIKLWRPGRDIATYPLAVELGRTYHLKVVAVGPRLRVYLDDAAEPVIDAVDDTITSGQFGLNVFNGTAVIDDVQVSEP; encoded by the coding sequence GTGGCGACACTCGCCGCGGCCGCCGGCATCGCGGGCGTGATGGTGCAGTCCGGTTCGGCCGGGACGGTGCAGGACTACCCGGAGTTCCCCTACCCCGTCACCAACTACCAGGAGGACAACCGCGGCCAGTTCCACTTCAGCTCGCGCGGCGGCTGGATCAACGACGTCAACGCGCCGCTCTACTACGACGGCGAGTACCACCTCTACTACCAGCACAACCCGCACGGCCTGCAGTGGGACACCATGCACTGGGGGCACGCGACCAGCACCGACCTCGTGCACTGGAAGCAGCAGCCGATCGCGCTGGAGCCCGGCGTGCACCCCGGCAACCTGTTCTCGGGCGGCGGCGTGGTCGACACCGAGAACGTCAGCGGGCTGAAGGACGGCGAGGACGACCCGATCGTCGTCTACTCCGGGACCGACGGCGTCACGGTGTTCTACTCCACCGATGGCGGGTCCACGTTCCAGACCTACGACGGCGGCACCCCGGTGGCGAAGCCCGCCGGCACCAGCCGCGACCCGAAGGTGTTCCGGGACGAGGCGACCGGCACGTGGGGCATGGTCGTCTGGTCCGACGAGGGCGGCAACGGCGTCAACTTCTACACCTCCGACGACCTGCTGACCTGGACGTTCGCCTCGCGCTACCAGGCCGGCTGGCTGTTCGAGTGCCCCGACTTCGTCGCCATGCCGCTCGACGGCGACCCGGGCAACGTCCAGTGGGTGCTCAGCGACGCGAGCGGCGAGTACGTCACCGGCGCGTGGGACGGCACGACGTTCAGCACCGACCAGACCACGCCGCTGCGGTTCAACCAGGGCAACAGCCAGTTCGGCGGCTCGTACTACGCCGGGCTGACGTTCATGAACCTGCCCGACGACCGCGTGGTGTCGATGGCCTGGCAGCCCGGCAACGCCGGCACGATCTGGACCGGCAACATGACGTTCCCGGTGCAGATGCGGCTGGAGACGGTGGACGGGCGGCCGACGGTGCTCAGCACGCCGGTCGGCGAGATCGAGGGCCTGCGCACGGACACGCAGACGTGGAAGCCGCGCATGCTCGACGGCCCCCGCGCGGCCGAGCTGCTCGACGGGGTCGACATGGACACCGTCGAGATCGAGGCCGAGTTCGAGGTCATCGGGCGGACGGAGTCGCGGTTCGGGTTCCGCCTCGGCACCGGCGAGGACGGCTGGTTCGACCACGAGGTGGTCTACGACTCCGCGACGCAGACGCTGGACGGCGTCCCGCTGCCGCTGGAGGACGGCAAGGTGCGGCTGCGGCTGCTGGTCGACCGCGGCCAGCTGGAGATCTTCGGCAACGACGGCCGGCTCTACCGCAGCCTCAACGTCAACTTCGACAGCATGCCCGGCGACGACGCCATGGAGCTGTTCGTCGACGGCCGGGTCCGGCTGACGAACCTCGCCGTGCACCAGCTCGGCTCGATCTGGGGCGGCGAGTCGACGCTGACCTCGAACCTCGGCGGCAAGTGGTACACCGACTCCGGCGTCTGGTCCGACGTGTCCGGCGGCAAGCAGGGCACCAGCGGCGGCGACGCGTTCTACCTCAACACCACAACCGGCACCGACTTCACCTACGAGGCCGACGTCACGCTGAACTCCGGCACCGCGGCGGCCCTGACGTTCCGCTCCAACCGCGACGCCAGCCGGCACTACACCGCCAACGTCGACTCGCGCGCGAACGTGATCAAGCTGTGGCGGCCCGGCCGCGACATCGCCACCTACCCGCTCGCCGTCGAGCTCGGGCGCACGTATCACCTGAAAGTGGTGGCCGTGGGTCCGCGCCTCCGGGTATACCTCGACGACGCCGCGGAGCCCGTCATCGACGCCGTCGACGACACCATCACCAGCGGCCAGTTCGGCCTGAACGTGTTCAACGGCACCGCCGTGATCGACGACGTGCAGGTGAGCGAACCGTGA
- a CDS encoding substrate-binding domain-containing protein, with amino-acid sequence MTTSRPRRTRFAGVVAVTAATVLTAGACGGDDDGGGTTSGDGETVAVTLITKDSINPFFVAMQDGAKEVAEQENVDLTIAAGAEDGDEEGQIQAIENAIAAGEQGILIVPNGPGVNPAIERARDAGLFVIALDTPPDPTDIVDITFATDNFEAGELIGQWAAAQLGGQPATIALLDLFNDKIVSVDYNRDQGFLSGMGIELGDDKRNGDEAATGNYSGGTYEIVCNEPTGGAEDGGRTAMENCLTRNPDINVVYTINEPSAAGAHAALEAAGVAENVLIVSVDGGCDGVQAVQEGRIGATSQQYPLLMASEGVKAIADIARGGEPPTPSDGLDFFNTGVALVTDTPADGVESIDTTEGADKCWG; translated from the coding sequence ATGACCACATCCCGGCCGCGCCGGACCCGGTTCGCCGGTGTCGTCGCCGTCACCGCCGCCACCGTGCTCACGGCGGGCGCGTGTGGCGGGGACGACGACGGCGGGGGCACGACGTCCGGCGACGGCGAGACCGTCGCCGTCACCCTCATCACCAAGGACTCGATCAACCCGTTCTTCGTCGCCATGCAGGACGGCGCGAAGGAGGTCGCCGAGCAGGAGAACGTCGACCTCACCATCGCCGCGGGCGCCGAGGACGGCGACGAGGAGGGCCAGATCCAGGCCATCGAGAACGCCATCGCCGCAGGTGAGCAGGGCATTCTCATCGTGCCGAACGGCCCGGGCGTGAACCCGGCGATCGAGCGGGCCCGCGACGCCGGCCTGTTCGTCATCGCGCTGGACACCCCGCCCGACCCCACCGACATCGTCGACATCACCTTCGCCACGGACAACTTCGAGGCCGGCGAGCTGATCGGCCAGTGGGCGGCGGCGCAGCTGGGCGGGCAGCCGGCGACCATCGCGCTGCTGGACCTGTTCAACGACAAGATCGTCTCGGTCGACTACAACCGCGACCAGGGGTTCCTGTCGGGCATGGGCATCGAGCTCGGCGACGACAAGCGCAACGGCGACGAGGCGGCCACCGGGAACTACTCCGGCGGCACGTACGAGATCGTCTGCAACGAGCCGACCGGCGGCGCCGAGGACGGCGGCCGCACGGCCATGGAGAACTGCCTGACCCGCAACCCGGACATCAACGTCGTCTACACGATCAACGAGCCGTCCGCGGCCGGCGCGCACGCGGCGCTGGAGGCGGCCGGCGTCGCCGAGAACGTGCTGATCGTCTCCGTCGACGGCGGCTGCGACGGCGTCCAGGCGGTGCAGGAGGGCCGCATCGGCGCCACGTCGCAGCAGTACCCGCTGCTCATGGCGTCCGAGGGGGTCAAGGCCATCGCCGACATCGCCCGCGGCGGCGAGCCGCCGACGCCCAGCGACGGCCTCGACTTCTTCAACACCGGGGTCGCGCTGGTGACGGACACGCCGGCCGACGGCGTCGAGAGCATCGACACGACCGAGGGCGCGGACAAGTGCTGGGGCTGA
- a CDS encoding ABC transporter permease, protein MLGLSTEPGGAAAELERRRRAPAQRVQHLLHTHPALSPAIILLLTCVAFTLLNDRFAAPAALSLLIQQTAVVAALAIGQTLIILTAGIDLSVGAIAVLSSMLAAMLAAEHGVPAPLALVVGVATGMAAGSLNGLLVTRVGLPPFIVTLGTLSVFTAIVLIYTGGQSVPGADLPDWLTWTGTTFPLGDFRLTYGVVLVALMYLVVGWALSQTAWGRHVYAVGDDSDAARLAGIRVSRVLFSVYAVAGLIYGLAAWVLIGRAGAASPNAIADANLESITAVVIGGTSLFGGRGGILGTLLGALIVQSFAVGLSLAGVDDQYRLLAVGILVIAAVSVDQWIRRVRA, encoded by the coding sequence GTGCTGGGGCTGAGCACCGAACCGGGCGGGGCGGCGGCGGAGCTGGAGCGCCGCCGCCGCGCCCCCGCCCAGCGCGTCCAGCACCTGCTGCACACCCACCCCGCACTCAGCCCGGCGATCATCCTACTGCTGACGTGCGTCGCGTTCACCCTGCTCAACGACCGGTTCGCCGCGCCGGCCGCGCTGTCGCTGCTGATCCAGCAGACGGCGGTCGTGGCGGCGCTGGCGATCGGCCAGACGCTGATCATCCTGACCGCCGGCATCGACCTGTCCGTCGGGGCCATCGCGGTGCTGTCGTCGATGCTGGCCGCCATGCTCGCCGCCGAGCACGGCGTGCCGGCGCCGCTCGCGCTGGTCGTCGGCGTCGCGACGGGCATGGCGGCGGGCAGCCTCAACGGGCTGCTGGTGACCCGGGTCGGGCTGCCGCCGTTCATCGTCACGCTCGGCACGCTCAGTGTGTTCACCGCGATCGTGCTGATCTACACCGGCGGGCAGAGTGTGCCGGGCGCCGACCTCCCCGACTGGCTGACCTGGACCGGGACGACGTTCCCGCTGGGCGACTTCCGGCTCACCTACGGCGTCGTGCTGGTGGCGCTGATGTACCTGGTGGTCGGCTGGGCGCTGAGCCAGACCGCCTGGGGCCGGCACGTGTACGCCGTCGGCGACGACTCCGACGCGGCGCGGCTGGCCGGCATCCGGGTCAGCCGGGTGCTGTTCAGCGTCTACGCCGTGGCCGGGCTGATCTACGGGCTGGCGGCGTGGGTGCTGATCGGGCGGGCCGGCGCGGCCAGCCCGAACGCCATCGCCGACGCCAACCTCGAGTCGATCACGGCGGTCGTGATCGGCGGGACCAGCCTGTTCGGCGGCCGCGGCGGCATCCTCGGGACGCTGCTCGGCGCGCTGATCGTCCAGTCGTTCGCCGTCGGGCTGTCGCTGGCCGGCGTCGACGACCAGTACCGGCTGCTCGCCGTCGGCATCCTCGTCATCGCGGCGGTGTCGGTGGACCAGTGGATCAGGAGGGTGCGGGCATGA